Proteins encoded in a region of the Prinia subflava isolate CZ2003 ecotype Zambia chromosome 24, Cam_Psub_1.2, whole genome shotgun sequence genome:
- the GMEB1 gene encoding glucocorticoid modulatory element-binding protein 1, which produces MANAEVSVPVGDVVVVPSDGNEGENPEDTKTQVILQLQPVQQGIYQEGSEASTAVVAVETHTIHKLEEGIDPSTLETSEEIEIAYPITCGESKAILLWKKFVCPGINVKCVKFNDQLISPKHFVHLAGKSTLKDWKRAIRLGGIMLRKMMDSGQIDFYQHDKVCTNTCRSTKFDLLISSARAPVPGQQSVVQTPTSADGSITQIALSEESMEEGIEWNSALTAAVTVATEEGMKKDTDEISEDTLMFWKGIADVGLMEEVVCNIQKEIEEVLRGVQQRLGQSPFQMTDAAVLNNVAHTFGLMDTVKKVLDNRKNQTEQGEEQFLYTLADLERQLEEQKKLARDQKAKSQTIQNVVLMPMSAPKPPKRPRLQRPASATILSPSTPIQQPQFTVISPIAIAPVGQQFSVGNIPVATLSQGSSPVTVHTLPSGSQLFRYATVVSSSKTSSSDTVTLHPSSSLALLSSAAMQDSGALANVAAVVNPVELVAMESGITSTIQAVEGTSDDGQTIIEIDPAPDPEADTDESEGKAVILETELRTEEKVVGDVEDHQHQVHNVEIVVLED; this is translated from the exons ATGGCGAATGCGGAGGTGAGCGTCCCTGTGGGTGATGTGGTGGTTGTACCAAGTGACGGGAATGAAGGGGAGAACCCGGAGGATACCAAAACCCAAGTGATCTTGCAGCTCCAGCCGGTGCAACAAGG GATTTACCAAGAGGGCTCTGaggccagcactgctgtggtggCCGTGGAAACTCACACCATCCACAAGCTGGAAGAAGGGATTG ACCCCAGCACCCTCGAAACGAGTGAGGAAATCGAGATTGCCTATCCCATCACCTGTGGGGAGAGCAAAGCCATCCTTCTCTGGAAGAAGTTTGTCTGTCCAGGAATTAATGTCAAGTGTGTGAAG TTCAATGACCAACTGATTAGCCCAAAGCACTTTGTTCACCTGGCTGGAAAGTCCACCTTGAAGGACTGGAAGAGAGCCATTCGCCTTGGAGGAATCATGCTAAG GAAGATGATGGATTCAGGGCAGATTGATTTCTACCAACATGACAAAGTTTGTACCAACACTTGTCGAAGCACCAAGTTTGATCTCCTGATCAGCAGCGCCAGAGCaccagtgccagggcagcagagcgTAGTGCAGACTCCAACCTCAGCTGACG GGAGCATCACCCAGATTGCGCTGTCAGAGGAGAGCATGGAGGAGGGGATCGAATGGAACTCAGCTCTGACAGCTGCTGTCACCGTGGCCACAGAAGAAGGCATGAAAAAGGACACAGATGAGATCTCAG AGGACACGCTGATGTTCTGGAAAGGAATAGCTGATGTAGGGCTGATGGAAGAGGTGGTGTGCAACATTCAGAAGGAGATAGAAGAAGTCCTAAGAGGTGTGCAGCAGCGGTTGGGTCAGTCACCCTTCCAGATGACAG ATGCTGCAGTCCTGAACAACGTTGCCCATACATTTGGCTTAATGGACACAGTCAAGAAGGTACTGGACAACAGGAAAAACCAGACAGAGCAAGGAGAGGAGCAGTTTCTTTACACACTGGCAG ACCTGGAGCGGCAGCTGGAAGAACAGAAGAAACTTGCCAGGGACCAGAAGGCCAAGTCCCAAACCATCCAGAATGTGGTGCTGATGCCCATGAGCGCTCCCAAGCCCCCCAAGAGACCCCGTCTGCAGCGTCCAGCCTCCGCCACCATCCTCAGCCCCTCCACCCCAATCCAGCAGCCTCAGTTCACTGTCATCTCCCCCATCGCCATCGCGCCTGTTGGACAACAGTTCTCTGTGGGCAACATCCCAGTGGCAACCCTCAGCCAAGGCTCCAGCCCAGTGACTGTGCATACCTTGCCATCTGGCTCCCAGCTCTTCCGATATGCCACTGTGGTTTCATCCTCCAAGACTAGCTCCTCAGATACCGTCACCCTGCACCCGtcctccagcctggcactgctgagctcaGCAGCCATGCAGGACAGCGGGGCCCTGGCCAACGTGGCGGCCGTGGTCAACCCTGTGGAACTGGTGGCCATGGAGTCTGGCATCACTTCCACCATCCAAGCTGTGGAGGGCACCTCGGACGATGGGCAGACCATCATAGAGATCGACCCGGCGCCAGATCCTGAGGCAGACACAGACGAGTCAGAGGGCAAAGCTGTGATTCTGGAGACAGAGCTGAGGACTGAAGAGAAAGTGGTGGGAGATGTGGAAGACCATCAGCACCAGGTCCATAATGTGGAGATTGTGGTCTTGGAAGACTAG